A window from Azoarcus sp. DD4 encodes these proteins:
- a CDS encoding U32 family peptidase: protein MKLSLGPLLYYWPRQSVLDFYAGIADSPVDIVHLGETVCSRRHELRLDDWLEVAAMLADAGKEAVLSTQSLIESESDLKTLRRVVGQPRFRVEANDMAAVRLLAEAGRRDWIAGPTLNVFNPHTLGLLIEAGATRWAVAPEMSGAALAEVRAALPTPIETEVFGYGRLPLAHSARCFTARHYNLQKDNCEFRCLGIADGLVLRTREGEPFLTLNGVQTQSAKVHTLLGDLSAIEGCAEILRISPQGSHTRAIVEHFRATLDGREAPAEALAASTGQMPAAPCNGFWHGRPGVEQFVPA, encoded by the coding sequence ATGAAGCTGTCCCTCGGCCCCCTGCTCTACTACTGGCCGCGCCAGAGCGTGCTCGACTTCTACGCCGGGATCGCCGACAGCCCGGTGGACATCGTCCACCTCGGCGAGACCGTGTGCTCGCGCCGCCACGAGCTGCGCCTGGACGACTGGCTGGAAGTCGCGGCGATGCTGGCCGACGCCGGCAAGGAAGCGGTGCTGTCCACCCAGTCGCTGATCGAATCGGAATCCGACCTCAAGACCCTGCGCCGCGTCGTCGGCCAGCCGCGCTTCCGCGTCGAGGCCAACGACATGGCGGCGGTGCGCTTGCTCGCCGAAGCCGGCCGGCGCGACTGGATCGCCGGGCCCACGCTCAACGTCTTCAACCCGCACACGCTCGGCCTGCTGATCGAGGCTGGCGCCACGCGCTGGGCGGTGGCGCCGGAAATGTCGGGCGCGGCGCTGGCCGAAGTGCGCGCCGCGCTGCCGACGCCGATCGAAACCGAAGTCTTCGGCTACGGCCGCCTGCCGCTGGCGCATTCGGCGCGCTGCTTCACCGCCCGCCACTACAACCTGCAGAAAGACAACTGCGAATTCCGCTGCCTCGGCATCGCCGACGGCCTGGTGTTACGCACCCGCGAAGGCGAACCTTTCCTGACGCTGAACGGCGTGCAGACCCAATCGGCCAAGGTACACACCCTGCTTGGCGATCTGTCGGCCATCGAGGGCTGCGCCGAAATCCTGCGCATCAGCCCGCAGGGCAGCCACACCCGCGCCATCGTCGAGCATTTCCGCGCCACACTCGACGGTCGCGAGGCCCCGGCCGAAGCACTGGCCGCCAGCACCGGCCAGATGCCGGCCGCACCCTGCAACGGCTTCTGGCACGGCCGCCCCGGTGTCGAGCAGTTCGTCCCCGCCTGA
- the rocD gene encoding ornithine--oxo-acid transaminase, whose amino-acid sequence MNVPTPLPSGPHAHVSIISAAFALGAPHGGSADGPDALRRAMLPERLHGAGILAHWHDPLKPQRIPDAEADMAERIAAVGDYCARLADQLAALPADTFPLVLGGDHAVAIGTWRGIARRQGGAPGLIWIDAHLDSHTDTSTWSGNIHGMPLAALLGEGAPELTGIAGPRLDPARVCIIGAREWEPEELERLDRLGVRIFTIAEVRERGLPTVFCDALTIARSGQGRDGGFGVTLDLDALDPQAVPSVTCPAPDGLDPRELADVFLTLRSCGDFVGLEVVEYRPDLDTRGHDAATAAELITAALGPSTYWLREKERHFGATNYAPLPVVFHRGEGVWLWDVEGARYLDMMSAYSAVSFGHANPRLLRALQDQAARLSLTSRAFSNDRLPLLLERLCTLLGFERALPVNTGLEAVETALKAARKWAYTVKGVAPDRAEILACDGNFHGRSITIVGLSSKEQYREGFGPFPPGLRRIPFGDPTALEAAITPETAAFLVEPIQGEGGIIVPPPGYMAHCAEICRRHQVLLIADEVQTGLGRTGRLLACDHDGVRPDGLILGKALGGGLLPVSAFLADRAVMDVFRPGDHGSTFGGNPLGAAVALEVLDILVETRPWEAAERLGRRLREQLVAARLPCVREIRGRGLLVGIALDPVKAPAQLVAELLLARGIATRDTNGNVIRLAPPLTIDEKTLDDGAAIVIDTLGGLSR is encoded by the coding sequence ATGAACGTTCCCACCCCGCTGCCCTCGGGGCCGCATGCCCATGTAAGCATCATCAGCGCCGCCTTCGCGCTCGGCGCGCCGCACGGCGGCAGCGCCGACGGACCGGATGCGCTGCGCCGCGCGATGCTGCCCGAGCGCCTGCACGGCGCCGGCATCCTCGCCCACTGGCACGATCCGCTCAAACCCCAGCGCATCCCCGACGCCGAGGCCGACATGGCCGAGCGCATCGCCGCCGTCGGCGACTACTGCGCGCGGCTGGCCGACCAGCTGGCCGCGCTGCCGGCCGACACGTTTCCGCTGGTGCTCGGCGGCGACCATGCGGTGGCGATCGGCACCTGGCGCGGCATCGCCCGGCGCCAGGGCGGCGCCCCCGGCCTGATCTGGATCGATGCCCATCTCGACAGCCACACCGACACCAGCACCTGGTCGGGCAACATCCACGGCATGCCGCTCGCCGCGCTGCTCGGCGAAGGCGCCCCGGAACTCACCGGCATCGCCGGCCCGCGGCTGGACCCGGCCAGGGTCTGCATCATCGGCGCACGCGAGTGGGAACCGGAAGAGCTCGAACGGCTGGACCGCCTCGGCGTACGCATCTTCACCATCGCCGAAGTGCGCGAGCGCGGCCTGCCCACGGTGTTCTGCGATGCCCTCACCATCGCCCGCAGCGGGCAGGGGCGCGACGGCGGCTTCGGCGTCACGCTCGATCTCGACGCGCTCGACCCGCAAGCAGTGCCGTCCGTGACCTGCCCGGCCCCCGACGGGCTCGACCCGCGCGAACTCGCCGACGTTTTCCTGACCCTGCGCAGCTGCGGCGACTTCGTCGGCCTGGAAGTGGTCGAATACCGCCCGGACCTCGATACCCGCGGCCACGACGCGGCGACGGCCGCCGAGCTCATCACCGCCGCGCTCGGCCCCTCGACCTACTGGCTGCGCGAGAAGGAACGCCATTTCGGCGCCACCAACTATGCGCCGCTGCCGGTGGTCTTCCACCGCGGCGAAGGCGTGTGGCTGTGGGACGTGGAAGGCGCGCGCTACCTCGACATGATGAGCGCCTACTCGGCGGTGAGCTTCGGCCACGCCAATCCGCGCCTGCTGCGCGCACTGCAGGACCAGGCCGCGCGGCTGTCGCTGACCTCGCGTGCCTTCTCCAACGACCGCCTGCCGCTGCTGCTCGAACGCCTGTGCACCCTGCTCGGCTTCGAGCGCGCGCTGCCGGTGAATACCGGGCTGGAGGCGGTGGAAACCGCACTCAAGGCCGCGCGCAAGTGGGCCTACACGGTCAAGGGCGTCGCCCCCGACCGCGCCGAGATCCTCGCCTGCGACGGCAATTTCCACGGCCGCTCGATCACCATCGTCGGGCTGTCGTCCAAGGAGCAGTACCGCGAGGGCTTCGGCCCCTTCCCGCCCGGTCTGCGTCGCATCCCCTTCGGCGACCCGACCGCGCTCGAAGCGGCGATCACGCCCGAAACCGCGGCCTTCCTGGTCGAGCCCATCCAGGGCGAGGGCGGCATCATCGTGCCACCGCCGGGCTATATGGCGCACTGCGCCGAGATCTGCCGCCGTCACCAGGTGCTGCTGATCGCCGACGAGGTCCAGACCGGCCTGGGCCGCACCGGACGGCTGCTCGCCTGCGACCACGACGGCGTGCGCCCGGACGGTCTCATCCTCGGCAAGGCGCTCGGCGGCGGCCTGCTGCCGGTGTCGGCCTTCCTCGCCGACCGCGCGGTGATGGACGTGTTCCGCCCCGGCGACCACGGCTCAACCTTCGGCGGCAATCCGCTGGGAGCGGCGGTCGCGCTGGAGGTGCTCGACATCCTGGTCGAAACGCGGCCGTGGGAAGCGGCCGAACGCCTCGGCCGGCGCCTGCGCGAACAACTCGTCGCCGCCCGGCTGCCCTGCGTACGCGAGATCCGCGGCCGCGGCCTGCTCGTCGGCATCGCCCTCGATCCGGTCAAGGCGCCCGCCCAGCTCGTCGCCGAACTGCTGCTGGCGCGCGGCATCGCGACCCGCGACACCAATGGCAACGTCATCCGCCTGGCGCCGCCGCTGACCATAGACGAAAAAACCCTGGACGACGGCGCCGCCATCGTCATCGACACGCTTGGGGGACTCAGCCGCTGA
- a CDS encoding alpha/beta fold hydrolase: MKSVPSWLASGQGDIPLVLLHGMGSSAEVWLPQLHHFGRRRLTLAWTMPGYGNSQALAENSWEALADALAAMLDAQGMDRVHLLGHSIGGMVAQAFHHRHPQRVASLILSATSAGFGSPDPAWQEEFIRQRAEPLADVARFADAAPALLKNFIGPAITPAMHAIALLAADQVDRDRYLDYMRLLVTFDRKAALGDIAVPTLLLAGELDLQAPPKGMRRMAERIPHAALHEFPHTNHMANLESPDAFNRVVDDFLATHFPHTAP; this comes from the coding sequence ATGAAGTCCGTGCCGAGCTGGCTCGCCAGCGGTCAGGGCGACATCCCGCTGGTGCTACTGCACGGCATGGGGTCGAGCGCCGAAGTCTGGCTGCCGCAGTTGCACCACTTCGGCCGCCGCCGCCTCACCCTGGCGTGGACCATGCCGGGCTACGGCAACTCGCAGGCGCTGGCGGAGAACAGCTGGGAGGCGCTCGCCGATGCGCTCGCCGCGATGCTGGATGCGCAGGGCATGGACCGCGTCCACCTGCTCGGCCACTCGATCGGCGGCATGGTGGCGCAGGCCTTCCATCACCGCCATCCGCAACGGGTCGCCAGCCTGATCCTGTCCGCCACCAGCGCCGGCTTCGGCAGCCCCGACCCGGCCTGGCAGGAGGAGTTCATCCGCCAGCGCGCCGAACCGCTCGCCGACGTCGCCCGCTTCGCCGATGCCGCCCCGGCGCTGCTGAAGAACTTCATCGGCCCGGCGATCACGCCCGCGATGCACGCGATCGCGCTGCTCGCCGCCGACCAGGTCGACCGCGACCGCTACCTCGACTACATGCGTCTGCTCGTCACCTTCGACCGCAAGGCCGCGCTCGGCGACATCGCCGTCCCGACGCTGCTTCTCGCCGGCGAACTCGACCTGCAGGCACCGCCCAAGGGCATGCGCCGCATGGCCGAGCGCATCCCGCACGCCGCGCTGCACGAATTCCCCCACACCAACCACATGGCGAATCTCGAATCGCCGGACGCCTTCAACCGCGTCGTCGACGACTTCCTCGCGACGCACTTCCCGCACACCGCCCCCTGA
- a CDS encoding peptidase U32 family protein: protein MTQSQRIELVCPAGSLPALKTAIDHGADCVYLGFKDATNARNFTGLNFDPAQMREGIAYAHARRRKVLLALNTYPQSANWAGWTAAVDRAAEFGIDAVILADPGLMAYAAKTHPQLRLHLSVQGSATSYEAINFYHERFGIQRAVLPRVLSMAQVEQVVGRTPVEIEVFGFGGLCVMVEGRCALSAYATGESPNCNGACSPGKHVRWEQTPQGMETRLNGILIDRFGEQERAGYPTLCKGRFEVNDETYYAIEEPTSLNTLEMLPELARIGVAAIKIEGRQRSPAYVAQVTKVWRAALDRVAADPAGFQALPAWMAELNKVSEGQSHTLGAYYRPWK from the coding sequence ATGACCCAATCCCAGCGCATCGAACTGGTCTGCCCCGCCGGCTCCCTGCCGGCCCTCAAGACCGCCATCGACCATGGCGCCGACTGCGTCTATCTCGGCTTCAAGGACGCCACCAACGCCCGCAATTTCACCGGCCTCAACTTCGACCCCGCGCAGATGCGCGAAGGCATCGCCTACGCCCACGCGCGCCGGCGCAAGGTGCTGCTGGCGCTCAACACCTATCCGCAGAGCGCCAACTGGGCAGGCTGGACCGCCGCGGTGGACCGCGCCGCCGAGTTCGGCATCGACGCGGTGATCCTCGCCGATCCCGGCCTGATGGCCTACGCGGCCAAGACCCATCCTCAGCTGCGGCTGCACCTCTCGGTGCAGGGCTCGGCCACCAGCTACGAGGCGATCAATTTCTATCACGAGCGTTTCGGCATCCAGCGCGCGGTGCTGCCGCGGGTACTGTCGATGGCGCAGGTGGAGCAGGTGGTCGGCCGCACGCCGGTGGAAATCGAGGTGTTCGGCTTCGGCGGCCTGTGCGTCATGGTCGAGGGCCGCTGCGCGCTCTCGGCCTACGCCACCGGTGAATCGCCCAACTGCAACGGCGCCTGCTCGCCGGGCAAGCATGTGCGCTGGGAGCAGACGCCGCAGGGCATGGAGACGCGGCTCAACGGCATCCTGATCGACCGTTTCGGCGAGCAGGAGCGCGCCGGCTACCCGACGCTGTGCAAGGGCCGCTTCGAGGTCAACGACGAGACCTACTACGCGATCGAGGAACCGACCAGCCTCAATACGCTGGAAATGCTGCCGGAGCTCGCCCGCATCGGCGTGGCCGCGATCAAGATCGAAGGCCGCCAGCGCAGCCCGGCCTATGTCGCCCAGGTCACCAAGGTGTGGCGCGCCGCGCTCGACCGCGTCGCCGCCGACCCCGCCGGCTTCCAGGCGCTGCCCGCCTGGATGGCCGAACTCAACAAGGTGTCCGAAGGCCAGAGCCACACCCTCGGCGCCTACTACCGCCCCTGGAAATGA
- a CDS encoding sodium:solute symporter family protein, with protein MLLWLVVAYLVVSIGIGLVAATQVHNARDYITAGRNLPMFIVLAMVFATWFGAETVLGISATFLEEGFRGLISDPLGASVCLVLFGLIFARPLYRMNLLTLGDFFRQRYNRTTELILSICIVFSYLGWVAAQVTALGLVFNVLSADTVSMNQGMLIGAGVVLVYTLFGGMWSVAMTTFVQMIVIVLGLFYVTWLAGDMAGGFSTVVGRAAAEGKLDFLPTLDATDMIAWIAAFFTMALGSIPQQDVFQRVNSSRNERIAVWGTTLGGVSYFFFAAVPLFLAYTAQIIDPAMVERLMAQDSQLILPTLILQYMPFTAQVIFFGALLSVIMSTASGTLLAPSVTFSENVLRGFVPGMSDRQFLWATRATVVVFTGLVTWYATSTESTIHQMVENAYRITLAGAFVPLAAGLFWKRANNLGAALAIVLGLFTWLFLEFTAPEGDIEPQLFGLAASALGMVVGGFLGPRTHHRPQAAHHHAAATTHHIAR; from the coding sequence ATGCTGCTCTGGCTCGTCGTCGCCTACCTCGTCGTCTCCATCGGCATCGGCCTCGTTGCCGCAACGCAGGTGCACAACGCCCGCGACTACATCACGGCCGGTCGCAACCTGCCGATGTTCATCGTGCTGGCCATGGTATTTGCCACCTGGTTCGGCGCCGAAACCGTACTCGGCATCTCCGCCACCTTCCTCGAGGAAGGCTTTCGCGGCCTGATCTCCGACCCGCTCGGCGCCTCGGTCTGCCTTGTGCTGTTCGGTCTGATCTTCGCCCGCCCGCTCTACCGGATGAACCTGCTCACACTGGGCGACTTCTTCCGCCAGCGCTACAACCGCACGACCGAACTCATCCTGTCGATCTGCATCGTGTTCTCCTATCTCGGCTGGGTCGCCGCCCAGGTCACTGCCCTCGGCCTGGTCTTCAACGTGCTTTCGGCCGACACCGTGTCGATGAACCAGGGCATGCTGATCGGTGCCGGCGTGGTGCTGGTCTATACGCTGTTCGGCGGCATGTGGTCGGTAGCGATGACCACCTTCGTGCAGATGATCGTGATCGTGCTCGGCCTGTTCTACGTCACCTGGCTGGCGGGCGACATGGCCGGCGGCTTCTCCACCGTGGTCGGCAGGGCGGCGGCCGAGGGCAAGCTCGACTTCCTGCCCACGCTCGACGCGACCGACATGATCGCCTGGATCGCCGCCTTCTTCACCATGGCGCTAGGCTCCATTCCCCAGCAGGACGTTTTCCAGCGCGTCAATTCGTCCAGGAACGAACGCATTGCGGTGTGGGGCACCACGCTCGGTGGCGTGTCCTATTTCTTCTTCGCCGCGGTGCCGTTGTTCCTCGCCTACACGGCCCAGATCATCGACCCGGCCATGGTCGAGCGCCTGATGGCACAGGATTCCCAGCTCATCCTGCCAACGCTGATCCTGCAGTACATGCCCTTCACTGCCCAGGTGATCTTCTTCGGTGCGCTGCTGTCTGTGATCATGAGCACCGCTTCGGGCACCCTGCTGGCGCCGTCGGTGACGTTTTCCGAGAACGTGCTGCGCGGCTTCGTGCCCGGCATGAGCGACCGCCAGTTCCTGTGGGCCACCCGCGCCACGGTGGTGGTGTTCACCGGCCTGGTCACGTGGTACGCCACCAGCACCGAATCGACCATCCACCAGATGGTGGAAAACGCCTACCGCATCACTCTGGCCGGCGCCTTCGTGCCGCTGGCCGCCGGCCTTTTCTGGAAGCGCGCCAACAACCTCGGCGCCGCCCTCGCGATCGTGCTCGGCCTGTTCACCTGGCTGTTCCTCGAATTCACCGCGCCCGAGGGCGACATCGAGCCGCAGCTCTTCGGTCTGGCCGCGAGCGCGCTCGGCATGGTGGTCGGCGGCTTCCTCGGCCCCAGGACTCATCACCGCCCGCAAGCCGCCCACCACCACGCGGCGGCGACCACCCACCATATCGCACGCTGA
- a CDS encoding flavin reductase family protein, producing the protein MAQTPAAPAAAGAKPELRRAFGRFPTGIAVITTLDDTGTPFGMTVNSFVSVSMEPPMVSWNVIRGSRAHATISRARRFVVNVLAEDQRPIAQQMARPADDRFAGVDYRLSAAGLPVIADAVATFECSVHALVTAGDHDIVLGVVDGFEHRDGPPLVYWQGTYASARASDNKNH; encoded by the coding sequence ATGGCCCAGACCCCTGCCGCGCCGGCCGCCGCCGGTGCCAAACCCGAACTGCGGCGAGCCTTCGGCCGCTTCCCTACCGGCATTGCCGTCATCACCACGCTCGACGATACCGGCACCCCCTTCGGCATGACGGTCAACTCCTTCGTCAGCGTTTCGATGGAGCCGCCGATGGTGAGCTGGAACGTCATCCGCGGCTCGCGCGCCCACGCCACCATCAGCCGGGCTCGCCGCTTCGTCGTCAATGTGCTGGCCGAAGACCAGCGCCCGATCGCGCAGCAGATGGCGCGCCCGGCCGACGACCGCTTCGCCGGCGTCGATTACCGGCTGTCGGCGGCTGGCCTGCCGGTGATCGCCGATGCGGTCGCCACCTTCGAATGCTCGGTGCATGCGCTGGTCACCGCCGGCGACCACGACATCGTGCTCGGCGTGGTGGACGGCTTCGAGCATCGCGATGGTCCGCCGCTGGTGTACTGGCAGGGCACCTACGCCAGCGCCCGCGCCAGCGACAACAAGAACCACTGA
- a CDS encoding acyl-CoA dehydrogenase family protein produces MDSSYLTQYAAKSADNNTLFDGQPLTELQRELIARVDKYGVAWAERAFKHDREASFPTANYEDLKEIGFLGLCVPKRLGGLGADYRTYALVASRIAYYCGSTANTFNMHNANALWTADMIDALDLTPAQRESHERNRAIHYRNMLDGKIYSQPFSEGSGAAAGKHPFGTVATKTGDGWVLNGKKIFASLAGSADYYGVLCTEDVPEPTYANTMFIAVPADAPGVSVVGDWDPLGMRGTVSRTLLFKDVHVPDTAQLMPQGVYIQAASQYPHMFMTLTPCYMGVAQAAYDFTVAYLRAEVSGVNVKRRMYPTKQYGVAEMYVKLQQAWALFHRVTSEFKRNPSRAERMRAYACQYTVMEYCAEICAIAVRVCGGQAMLKSFPLERMFRDSRCGALMLPWTAEICMDRIGHGVLYEEGERRDD; encoded by the coding sequence ATGGACAGCAGCTACCTGACCCAATACGCCGCCAAATCCGCCGACAACAACACCCTGTTCGACGGACAGCCGCTCACCGAGCTGCAGCGCGAACTGATCGCCCGCGTCGACAAGTACGGCGTGGCCTGGGCAGAACGCGCCTTCAAGCACGACCGCGAGGCGAGCTTCCCCACCGCCAACTACGAAGACCTGAAGGAGATAGGCTTCCTCGGCCTGTGCGTGCCGAAGCGCCTCGGCGGCCTCGGTGCCGATTACCGGACCTACGCGCTGGTGGCCTCGCGCATCGCCTACTACTGCGGCTCCACCGCCAACACCTTCAACATGCACAACGCCAACGCGCTGTGGACCGCGGACATGATCGATGCACTCGATCTCACTCCGGCCCAGCGCGAAAGCCACGAGCGCAACCGCGCCATCCACTACCGCAACATGCTGGACGGCAAGATCTACTCGCAGCCCTTCTCGGAAGGTAGCGGCGCCGCGGCCGGCAAGCACCCCTTCGGCACGGTGGCCACCAAGACCGGCGACGGCTGGGTGCTCAACGGCAAGAAGATCTTCGCCTCGCTGGCCGGCTCGGCCGACTACTACGGCGTGCTGTGTACCGAGGACGTGCCCGAGCCGACCTACGCCAACACCATGTTCATCGCGGTACCGGCGGATGCGCCGGGGGTTTCTGTGGTCGGCGACTGGGATCCGCTCGGCATGCGCGGCACCGTCTCGCGCACCCTGCTGTTCAAGGACGTGCATGTGCCCGACACCGCCCAGCTGATGCCGCAGGGCGTCTACATCCAGGCTGCCAGCCAGTACCCGCACATGTTCATGACGCTCACCCCCTGCTACATGGGCGTGGCCCAGGCCGCCTACGACTTCACCGTCGCCTACTTGCGCGCCGAGGTCTCGGGCGTCAATGTGAAGCGCCGCATGTACCCGACCAAGCAGTACGGCGTCGCCGAGATGTACGTCAAGCTGCAGCAGGCCTGGGCCCTGTTCCACCGCGTCACTTCCGAGTTCAAGCGCAACCCCTCGCGCGCCGAGCGCATGCGCGCCTATGCCTGCCAATACACTGTCATGGAGTACTGCGCCGAGATCTGCGCTATCGCGGTGCGCGTCTGTGGCGGCCAGGCGATGCTCAAGAGCTTCCCGCTCGAACGCATGTTCCGTGACAGCCGCTGCGGCGCGCTGATGCTGCCGTGGACCGCCGAGATCTGCATGGACCGCATCGGTCACGGCGTGCTCTACGAAGAAGGCGAACGCCGCGACGACTGA
- a CDS encoding peptidase M29 produces the protein MKVQEKWLRAFETIFRRCKVQPGEVVRILAETESRQINLDLAELALARLDAVPVRITVPSLPIATPVPVRSTGASHVIQRMRPVMAALSGEGLVVDLTVEGLLHAPELGEILASGARVIMISNEHPEIIERLTTDLDLTAQVKQGVRMLAKAGVMRVTSEAGTDLEIKLAGAKVAGVWGGADRPGLVQHWPGGICLAFPAKDSVNGTLVLDTGDVNLTFKRYLESPVALRIDDDYVSAIEGKGLDAELMRSYMEAWNDRDAYAVSHVGWGMNPRARWEALQMFDKTELNGTELRAFAGNFLYSTGANDVAGRHSLGHFDLPLRNCSVSLDGQLIVERGKLVSGVFA, from the coding sequence ATGAAAGTGCAGGAAAAGTGGTTGCGCGCCTTCGAGACGATCTTCCGCAGATGCAAGGTCCAGCCGGGGGAGGTCGTCCGCATCCTGGCCGAAACGGAAAGCCGGCAGATCAACCTCGACCTCGCCGAACTCGCCCTCGCCCGCCTCGACGCGGTACCGGTGCGCATCACCGTGCCCTCGCTGCCGATCGCGACGCCGGTGCCGGTGCGCTCGACCGGCGCCTCGCACGTCATCCAGCGCATGCGGCCGGTGATGGCGGCGCTGTCCGGCGAAGGTCTGGTGGTGGATCTCACCGTCGAAGGCTTGCTGCACGCGCCGGAACTCGGCGAGATCCTCGCCAGCGGCGCGCGCGTCATCATGATCAGCAACGAACACCCGGAGATCATCGAACGGCTCACCACCGATCTCGACCTCACGGCGCAGGTCAAGCAGGGCGTGCGCATGCTGGCCAAGGCGGGCGTGATGCGGGTGACGTCGGAGGCCGGCACCGACCTCGAGATCAAGCTGGCCGGCGCCAAGGTCGCCGGCGTGTGGGGCGGCGCCGACCGGCCGGGCCTGGTGCAGCACTGGCCCGGCGGCATCTGCCTCGCCTTTCCCGCCAAGGATTCGGTCAACGGCACGCTGGTGCTCGACACCGGCGATGTGAACCTCACTTTCAAGCGCTACCTTGAAAGCCCGGTCGCGCTGCGCATCGACGACGACTACGTCAGCGCGATCGAGGGCAAGGGCCTGGATGCCGAGCTGATGCGCTCCTACATGGAGGCCTGGAACGACCGCGACGCCTACGCAGTCAGCCACGTCGGCTGGGGCATGAATCCGCGTGCGCGCTGGGAGGCGCTGCAGATGTTCGACAAGACCGAACTCAACGGCACCGAACTGCGCGCCTTCGCCGGCAACTTCCTCTACTCCACCGGCGCCAACGACGTCGCCGGCCGCCACAGCCTGGGCCACTTCGACCTGCCGCTGCGCAACTGCAGCGTCAGCCTCGACGGCCAGCTCATCGTCGAGCGCGGCAAGCTGGTAAGCGGGGTGTTCGCATGA
- a CDS encoding SCP2 domain-containing protein, whose protein sequence is MSFLAPRLPLAELLPHSLRQRVARQLEQRFAGLRIPAFTVPAPLARVAARLPQQIPTQALVGALNLALGRILPREQLEALVDRRLRIRVTDAGLTLDFTLSEKGFRRAAGETTPDLVLSAKARDFMALALREEDADTLFFSRRLLMEGNTELGLLVKNTLDAIDWSALRPG, encoded by the coding sequence ATGTCCTTCCTTGCACCGCGCCTGCCGCTCGCCGAACTGCTGCCGCACAGCCTGCGCCAGCGTGTCGCCCGGCAACTCGAACAGCGCTTCGCCGGGCTGCGCATCCCGGCCTTCACGGTGCCGGCACCGCTCGCCCGCGTCGCCGCCCGTCTGCCGCAACAGATCCCGACCCAGGCCCTGGTCGGCGCGCTCAATCTCGCGCTCGGCCGCATCCTGCCCCGCGAGCAGCTCGAAGCGCTCGTCGACCGCCGCCTGCGCATCCGCGTCACCGACGCGGGCCTGACGCTGGACTTCACGCTCTCCGAAAAGGGCTTCCGCCGCGCTGCCGGCGAGACCACGCCCGACCTGGTGCTGTCGGCCAAGGCGCGCGACTTCATGGCGCTCGCACTGCGCGAGGAAGACGCCGACACCCTGTTCTTCAGCCGCCGCCTGCTGATGGAAGGCAACACGGAGCTCGGCCTGCTGGTGAAGAACACACTGGACGCCATCGACTGGAGCGCACTGCGCCCAGGCTGA